The following coding sequences lie in one Apium graveolens cultivar Ventura chromosome 3, ASM990537v1, whole genome shotgun sequence genomic window:
- the LOC141711828 gene encoding protein MIZU-KUSSEI 1-like, producing the protein MRTMVDLGSQRGPIGLHIMDTATSVDCHEVRFRRTLLRSLIECMVPACCAYQPTLSDYSSSSSSTSSIDSSEFTSSFNSSTSTHASTVTGTFLGYRKGRVSFCLQDGTKNSPLLLLELGIPTSYLAKEMQYGLLRIALVECERRQSHVKQVNGSLFSVPLWSVFFNGRKIGYAKRRAATEGDVRVLKMMQSVSVGAGVLKDDNNKSIDEKMYMRAKFKRVSGSINSESFHMINPEGSSCCQELSIFLLRA; encoded by the coding sequence ATGAGGACCATGGTAGACTTGGGAAGTCAAAGAGGCCCAATAGGCCTCCACATAATGGACACGGCCACCTCTGTGGACTGCCATGAAGTCCGTTTCCGGAGAACATTACTCCGTTCACTCATAGAATGCATGGTCCCTGCATGCTGTGCCTACCAGCCCACCTTATCAGACTACTCATCTTCCTCCTCATCCACCAGCAGCATCGACTCCTCGGAATTCACATCAAGTTTTAATAGCTCAACAAGTACTCATGCATCCACCGTAACAGGAACTTTTTTGGGATACCGAAAAGGCCGCGTAAGCTTTTGCCTACAAGACGGTACTAAAAATTCCCCTCTCCTCCTCCTGGAACTAGGAATCCCAACATCTTATTTAGCCAAAGAAATGCAATACGGTTTGCTCCGAATTGCACTAGTGGAGTGTGAACGTAGACAAAGCCATGTCAAACAAGTGAATGGCTCGCTTTTTAGTGTGCCACTTTGGTCCGTGTTTTTCAATGGGAGGAAGATTGGGTATGCTAAAAGGAGGGCCGCAACAGAAGGTGACGTGAGAGTTCTGAAAATGATGCAGTCGGTGTCTGTTGGCGCTGGAGTTCTGAAGGATGATAATAATAAAAGTATAGACGAGAAGATGTACATGCGGGCTAAGTTTAAAAGGGTTAGCGGGTCGATCAACTCGGAGTCGTTTCATATGATTAACCCTGAGGGGAGCTCCTGCTGTCAGGAGCTTAGTATATTTCTTCTAAGAGCATAA